One segment of Panicum virgatum strain AP13 chromosome 3K, P.virgatum_v5, whole genome shotgun sequence DNA contains the following:
- the LOC120696878 gene encoding oligosaccharyltransferase complex subunit ostc-like — MAPRSDHAGGGAAAAVAAQTHGSDFDSIDPLFHVLRVLPFSFLRPPRTRLRLPSNLALPSPMTVFSLILLTYFAVVSGLVYDVIVEPPGIGSVQDPATGAVRPVVFLPGRVNGQYIIEGLSSGFMFLLGGVGIILLDLAVDCTRPRSLRVSFGGAGAVAVVIAYAMAMLFLRIKIPGYLW, encoded by the coding sequence ATGGCCCCCAGATCGGAccacgcaggcggcggcgccgccgcggcagtgGCCGCCCAGACCCACGGATCCGACTTCGACTCCATCGACCCCCTCTTCCACGTCCTCCGAGTGctgcccttctccttcctccggccgccgcgcacccGCCTGAGGCTGCCGTCCAACCTGGCGCTCCCCTCCCCCATGACCGTCTTCTCCCTCATCCTCCTCACCTACTTCGCCGTCGTCTCCGGCCTCGTGTACGACGTCATCGTCGAGCCCCCCGGCATCGGCAGCGTCCAGGACCCCGCCACCGGCGCCGTCCGCCCCGTCGTCTTCCTCCCGGGCCGCGTCAACGGCCAGTACATCATCGAGGGACTCTCCTCCGGATTCATGTTCCTCCTTGGCGGCGTCGGCATCATCctcctcgacctcgccgtcgactGCACCAGGCCCCGGAGCCTCCGCGTCTccttcggcggcgccggcgcagtAGCCGTCGTCATCGCCTACGCCATGGCCATGCTCTTCCTCCGCATCAAGATCCCCGGCTACCTATGGTGA
- the LOC120696877 gene encoding LRR receptor-like serine/threonine-protein kinase RGI1, protein MVERRYCPCASHGGFLMLVLLFFLFLFHHAPMAAAADALPPLTLEEALGILINLSSVVGTNRWNSSTSVCNWTGVACTRSGSGSSLEVTNITLSNYNISNHSIFASICRIYTLQSLDLSRNSFTDLGGLFSTSSCRMKERLLSLNLSSNKLSQKLSDLSGFPQLEVLDLSYNLFPSENLGAYLGSFPRLRSMNLSSNKLNGDIPLSMAGSLAELVLSGNQFSGSIPQALFGYGNLTLLDLSQNDLSGAVPDEFKSLPKLQTLLLSGNTLSGKIPVSLNVTRLTRFAANRNLFSGSIPTWITKHVRMLDLSYNNLSGSMPSDFLSHPGLQTVDLTSNMLEGSIPNSLSRNLFRLRLGGNKLGGNIPNSICDGMSLAYLELDNNQLMGSIPSQLAKCKHLSLLSLASNQLQGPLPDGISNLEELVVLKLQNNSLNGHIPNTFSASLITLNLSQNSFTGQIPSRVFELQKLSTLDLHGNNISSGIPISISSSKSLIELNLGYNALTGTIPTMPTTLSTSLNLSHNYLSGSIPSDLGYLSELEILDLSYNKLSGMVPSSLGNMQSLTQLVLSYNNLSGYVPRFRQDVEIGIDGNPDLVNGTVSNNDTRTTGKRKMHNVVIIIFTIAGALVGLCVLAVITMMSLSKRIYRVEDEGLSTGESVSQIIDGHLITMNSIHTSAIEFMKAMEAVCNHQNIFLKTRFCTYYKAVMPNGSTYSVKKLNSSDKIFQIGNQEKFAREIEVLGKLTNSNVMVPLAYILTVDSAYLIYEHAYKGTVSDLLHGEKSDVIDWPSRYSIALGVAQGLTFLHGCTQPVLLLDLSTRTIHLKSTNEPQIGDIELYKIIDPSRSTGSFSTIAGTVGYIPPEYAYTMRLTMAGNVYSFGVILLELLTGKPSVSDGVELAKWALGLSARPDQRDQILDARISGASIAVHSQMLSILNIALSCVAFSPDARPKMRNVLRMLFNVK, encoded by the exons ATGGTGGAGAGGAGGTATTGTCCCTGTGCCAGTCATGGCGGCTTCTTGATGCTTGTACTacttttcttcttgttcttgtttcaCCATGCGCccatggctgccgccgccgatgcccTGCCTCCCCTTACACTGGAGGAGGCGCTGGGCATCTTGATAAATCTCTCGAGCGTCGTGGGTACCAACAGGTGGAACTCCAGCACATCTGTATGCAACTGGACTGGAGTTGCCTGCACGCGTTCTGGGTCCGGTTCTTCCTTGGAGGTGACCAACATCACTTTGTCCAACTACAACATCTCCAACCACTCCATCTTTGCCTCCATATGCCGTATTTACACCTTGCAGTCCCTTGACCTCTCAAGAAATTCCTTTACCGATTTGGGGGGCCTATTCTCCACCTCTTCTTGCCGCATGAAGGAACGACTGCTGTCCCTTAATCTGAGCAGTAACAAGTTATCTCAAAAGCTCAGTGATTTGTCGGGTTTTCCACAGTTGGAGGTTCTTGATTTGTCCTATAATCTTTTTCCTAGTGAAAATTTGGGCGCATATTTGGGTTCTTTTCCCAGATTGAGGAGCATGAATCTTAGCTCTAATAAATTGAATGGTGATATTCCTCTCAGTATGGCCGGCTCTTTGGCTGAGTTGGTGCTATCTGGTAATCAATTCAGTGGTTCAATTCCTCAAGCTTTGTTTGGTTATGGAAATCTCACGTTGCTGGATCTCAGCCAGAATGATCTGAGTGGTGCCGTCCCAGATGAGTTCAAGAGTCTCCCCAAGCTACAGACTTTGCTCCTTTCTGGAAATACTTTGAGTGGCAAAATACCAGTGAGTCTGAATGTGACAAGGCTGACTCGGTTTGCAGCTAACCGGAACTTATTCTCTGGTTCGATCCCTACCTGGATTACCAAGCATGTCAGAATGTTGGATTTGAGTTATAACAATCTTAGTGGGAGTATGCCATCAGATTTCCTCTCTCATCCTGGGTTGCAGACTGTTGATCTTACCAGTAACATGCTTGAAGGGAGTATTCCCAACAGCTTATCTCGAAACCTCTTCCGGTTGAGGCTTGGTGGAAACAAGCTTGGTGGGAACATACCAAACTCCATTTGTGATGGCATGAGCTTGGCTTATCTTGAGTTGGATAACAATCAGTTGATGGGAAGTATACCTTCACAACTTGCTAAATGCAAACACTTGTCTTTGTTAAGTTTGGCTTCAAATCAGTTACAGGGTCCATTGCCTGATGGAATCAGTAACCTTGAAGAGCTAGTGGTTCTGAAGCTTCAAAACAACTCTCTCAACGGACATATCCCGAATACATTTTCTGCAAGCCTGATCACATTGAATCTTAGTCAGAATTCATTCACTGGGCAGATACCAAGCAGAGTTTTCGAGCTTCAGAAGCTTTCCACCTTGGATTTGCATGGCAACAATATCAGCAGTggcattccaatttcaatcagCTCATCTAAGTCTCTAATTGAGCTTAATCTGGGGTATAATGCTCTGACTGGTACCATCCCAACAATGCCTACTACTTTAAGCACTTCTCTTAATCTTAGTCACAACTATCTTAGTGGATCTATTCCTTCAGATCTTGGCTATTTAAGTGAATTAGAAATTCTTGATCTTTCATACAACAAACTGTCTGGTATGGTGCCATCTTCACTGGGGAACATGCAAAGCTTGACACAGCTGGTGCTTTCTTATAATAATCTTTCTGGGTATGTTCCTAGATTCCGTCAAGATGTGGAAATTGGTATTGATGGGAATCCTGATCTTGTAAATGGTACGGTAAGCAATAATGACACTCGTACTACTGGTAAGAGAAAAATGCACAATGTTGTCATCATCATTTTCACTATCGCTGGTGCACTTGTTGGATTATGTGTGCTTGCTGTTATCACTATGATGTCGTTATCAAAGAGAATTTATCGTGTCGAAGATGAAGGATTATCAACTGGGGAATCTGTATCTCAGATAATCGATGGGCACCTCATAACTATGAATAGCATCCACACCTCTGCAATCGAGTTCATGAAAGCAATGGAAGCAGTCTGCAATCACCAGAACATCTTTTTGAAGACCAGATTCTGCACCTACTACAAAGCTGTAATGCCTAATGGCTCAACATACTCTGTCAAGAAGCTTAACTCAAGTGACAAGATTTTCCAAATTGGGAACCAGGAGAAGTTTGCTCGTGAAATTGAGGTATTAGGGAAACTGACAAATTCCAATGTCATGGTTCCGTTGGCCTACATCTTAACTGTAGATTCTGCCTACCTAATCTATGAGCATGCATACAAGGGCACAGTGTCAGATTTACTCCATGGTGAAAAGTCAGATGTTATAGACTGGCCTTCACGGTATAGCATTGCTTTGGGGGTGGCCCAAGGGCTGACATTTCTCCATGGATGTACTCAGCCAGTTTTGCTTCTTGATCTGTCAACAAGGACCATCCACTTGAAGTCAACAAATGAGCCTCAGATTGGAGATATCGAGCTCTACAAAATTATTGATCCTTCCAGGAGTACTGGAAGCTTTTCGACCATTGCTGGTACAGTTGGTTATATTCCACCAG AGTATGCATATACTATGAGGCTAACGATGGCTGGCAATGTTTATAGCTTTGGAGTCATTTTACTGGAGCTGTTGACAGGAAAACCTTCTGTCAGTGATGGCGTTGAATTAGCCAAGTGGGCTCTAGGTCTTTCAGCAAGGCCTGATCAAAGGGACCAGATTCTTGACGCCAGGATATCAGGAGCTTCAATTGCTGTTCACAGCCAGATGTTGTCAATCCTGAACATTGCTCTCTCCTGCGTTGCCTTCTCTCCAGATGCCCGGCCAAAGATGCGCAACGTTTTGAGGATGCTCTTCAATGTAAAGTGA